The Altererythrobacter sp. Root672 genome includes a window with the following:
- a CDS encoding aldehyde dehydrogenase produces MKFERINPLTGDVASSAAAMKAGDVPAIAAKAQEGFLVWSQMGPNARRAVLMKAAAALEAKKEEFVAAMMGEIGATAGWAMFNLGLAASMVREAAAITTQINGEVIPSDKPGCMALALREPVGVMLGIAPWNAPIILGVRAIAVPLACGNSVILKASESCPRTHALIIEAFAEAGFPEGVVNVVTNAPADAAEVVGALIDAPQVKRINFTGSTAVGKVIAKRAAEHLKPALLELGGKAPLIVLEDADLDEAVKAAAFGAYMNQGQICMSTERIIVVDAVADAFAERFKAKVSTMAVGDPRDGNTPLGAVVDRKTVEHCYALIEDAVANGAELLTGGETTHNVLMPAHLVDKVTPDMKLFRDESFGPVVGITRARDEAHAIELANDTQYGLSASVFTRDTARGLKVARQIQSGICHVNGPTVHDEAQMPFGGTKASGYGRFGGRAGIDAFTELRWITIETQPGHYPI; encoded by the coding sequence CCGGCGATCGCCGCAAAGGCCCAGGAGGGGTTTTTGGTGTGGTCGCAGATGGGCCCGAACGCTCGCCGCGCGGTGCTGATGAAGGCGGCCGCCGCGCTGGAAGCGAAAAAGGAGGAATTCGTCGCTGCGATGATGGGTGAGATCGGCGCCACTGCCGGGTGGGCCATGTTCAACCTCGGCCTGGCGGCTTCGATGGTGCGAGAGGCCGCGGCGATTACCACTCAGATCAATGGCGAGGTGATCCCGTCGGACAAGCCCGGTTGCATGGCGCTGGCCTTGCGCGAACCGGTGGGCGTGATGTTGGGCATCGCACCGTGGAATGCGCCGATCATCCTTGGCGTGCGCGCGATCGCCGTGCCGCTGGCTTGTGGCAACAGCGTGATCCTGAAGGCGAGCGAAAGCTGTCCTCGCACTCACGCGCTGATCATCGAGGCCTTTGCCGAGGCCGGCTTCCCCGAAGGCGTGGTCAACGTCGTCACCAATGCGCCGGCTGACGCTGCCGAAGTGGTGGGCGCGCTGATCGATGCACCGCAAGTGAAGCGGATCAACTTCACCGGATCCACGGCAGTGGGCAAGGTCATCGCCAAGCGCGCGGCCGAGCACCTCAAGCCCGCCCTGCTGGAACTGGGCGGCAAGGCGCCGTTGATCGTGCTCGAAGATGCCGATCTCGACGAGGCGGTAAAGGCGGCTGCATTCGGGGCCTACATGAACCAGGGTCAGATCTGCATGTCGACCGAGCGGATCATCGTGGTCGACGCAGTGGCAGACGCGTTTGCGGAGCGCTTCAAGGCCAAAGTCTCCACCATGGCGGTGGGCGATCCGCGCGATGGCAATACGCCGCTCGGCGCCGTCGTGGACCGCAAGACGGTCGAACATTGCTATGCCCTGATCGAGGATGCCGTGGCCAACGGCGCTGAGCTGCTGACCGGTGGTGAGACCACGCACAACGTGCTGATGCCGGCTCATCTGGTGGACAAGGTCACGCCTGACATGAAGCTGTTCCGCGACGAAAGCTTCGGTCCGGTGGTGGGCATCACCCGCGCTCGTGACGAGGCGCACGCGATCGAACTGGCGAACGACACCCAATACGGCCTGTCCGCCTCGGTCTTCACCCGTGACACGGCCCGCGGCCTAAAGGTGGCGAGGCAAATTCAGTCCGGCATCTGCCACGTCAACGGCCCCACCGTGCATGACGAGGCGCAGATGCCGTTCGGCGGCACGAAGGCGAGCGGCTATGGCCGTTTCGGCGGCAGGGCGGGGATCGACGCCTTCACGGA